A window of the Acidithiobacillus thiooxidans ATCC 19377 genome harbors these coding sequences:
- a CDS encoding mercuric transporter MerT family protein: MNTKVSKSDPQGSGCATNNSNMQNVRPRGLWGLLVAVVVGFLASACCVLPLLLIVAGVGGAWMANLRVLDPYAPYLDVVVLLFLGYAHVQNYREKKALACSSCSMVGRLGRWQSPLLWAGTVLVIVFLALPHVLPGLLM; encoded by the coding sequence ATGAATACTAAAGTCAGTAAATCGGATCCACAGGGATCTGGCTGCGCCACCAATAACTCGAATATGCAGAATGTCCGACCAAGGGGGCTATGGGGGTTGTTAGTAGCGGTCGTAGTGGGTTTCCTGGCTTCCGCTTGCTGTGTCTTGCCGCTATTGCTGATTGTGGCTGGTGTAGGCGGCGCATGGATGGCTAACTTGCGGGTGCTTGATCCTTACGCCCCTTACCTGGATGTGGTCGTGTTGCTTTTTTTGGGATACGCCCACGTTCAGAATTATCGCGAAAAAAAGGCGCTGGCCTGTAGTTCGTGTTCGATGGTTGGACGATTGGGCCGTTGGCAATCCCCTCTTTTATGGGCGGGTACCGTTTTGGTTATTGTCTTTCTGGCATTGCCGCATGTGTTGCCCGGCTTGTTGATGTAG
- a CDS encoding DUF6671 family protein, translating to MHSKPFPTNQESMSYYLKKHIAFITKHGKEAVIIPVLEKNLQCYITHVKHYDTDQQGTFTRDIERVDNQLNTARHKARIGMEMSGLNLGLASEGAFGPDPFTGLIPWNREIIVLIDNETKTEIIGEAQGPGNHQHLITSNWSEALTFGKKVGFPDQLIIIRPDHESDNRIIKNITSWDLYEKIFHDVINNSTTGYAFIETDGRAYANPKRMEMIAKATKDLLIKMQSCCPDCGTPGFTVIERFPGLPCKNCNGPTKIFYMDLYACQKCGEHREIRCTDQEWADPLYCDFCNP from the coding sequence ATGCATTCAAAACCATTCCCAACCAATCAGGAGTCTATGTCTTATTATTTAAAAAAACATATTGCATTTATAACAAAACATGGAAAAGAGGCGGTAATTATTCCAGTTCTAGAAAAAAATTTGCAATGCTACATAACGCATGTAAAGCATTACGATACTGATCAACAGGGTACTTTTACCCGAGATATTGAAAGGGTTGACAATCAGTTAAATACTGCCCGACATAAAGCAAGGATTGGCATGGAGATGAGCGGGCTCAATTTAGGCTTGGCCAGTGAAGGTGCTTTTGGCCCAGATCCTTTTACGGGTTTGATCCCCTGGAATCGAGAAATCATTGTACTCATTGACAATGAGACAAAGACTGAAATTATAGGAGAAGCACAAGGGCCGGGTAATCACCAGCATCTCATCACTTCAAATTGGTCAGAAGCATTAACTTTTGGTAAAAAAGTGGGATTTCCTGACCAGTTAATCATTATTCGGCCTGATCATGAAAGTGATAACAGGATAATAAAAAACATAACCAGTTGGGATCTATATGAAAAAATATTCCATGATGTGATTAACAACTCCACTACAGGATATGCTTTTATTGAAACAGATGGTCGGGCTTACGCCAATCCGAAGAGGATGGAAATGATTGCCAAGGCAACAAAAGATTTGCTCATAAAAATGCAATCCTGTTGTCCTGACTGCGGAACTCCCGGATTTACTGTAATCGAGCGCTTTCCAGGATTGCCTTGCAAGAACTGCAATGGACCTACCAAGATATTTTATATGGATTTATACGCATGTCAAAAATGTGGAGAACACAGGGAAATAAGATGCACAGATCAGGAATGGGCGGATCCTCTTTATTGCGATTTTTGCAATCCATGA
- a CDS encoding DUF7146 domain-containing protein yields MQKRYDAAVVRQEARDQWDMILSYLAPEIEPALQHPGKHIPCPVHGGKDGFRVFKDVRETGGGICNTCGSQSDGFALLMWLRNWDFVTTLKAVAELLGTGELQEFTQRRAPAPPKVPERMNASKRLSDTWTQSIPITDTRAKAARNYFESRGIPLEGWLHLIPNPDAVIRFHPSLTYYQEGELNGRFPALLCLVTAKNGDAVNLHRTYLDPEGHGKAPVSAPKKLMTPLPGKSTSGAAIRLGPVVNGVVQGAEGLETAAAIMTARQKPVWGLISDTMMAAFEPPDEAHSVVLWADKDRPQMIHGKQVCPGIESAQKAALRLHEQGRRTRIVLPQHPIPEEAKSLDWLDVFNLYGAEQVGPARSVVQIPAHGSKQSSGLLSRVASIWRAV; encoded by the coding sequence ATGCAAAAACGTTATGACGCTGCGGTTGTGCGGCAGGAGGCGCGTGACCAGTGGGATATGATACTCAGTTATCTGGCACCCGAAATTGAACCCGCCCTCCAGCATCCAGGCAAACACATCCCCTGCCCCGTTCATGGCGGTAAGGACGGATTTCGTGTTTTCAAGGATGTTCGGGAAACGGGCGGTGGAATCTGTAATACTTGTGGCAGCCAGTCCGATGGTTTTGCCTTGTTGATGTGGTTACGCAACTGGGATTTTGTCACCACCCTGAAAGCCGTGGCAGAATTACTTGGTACGGGTGAACTTCAGGAATTTACACAACGGCGGGCGCCCGCCCCGCCCAAGGTGCCAGAACGGATGAATGCCAGTAAGCGGTTAAGCGATACCTGGACCCAAAGTATTCCGATAACGGATACTCGGGCAAAGGCGGCGAGAAATTATTTTGAATCTCGCGGTATTCCTTTGGAAGGTTGGTTGCATTTAATCCCCAACCCAGATGCGGTCATCCGGTTTCATCCCAGCCTGACTTATTATCAGGAGGGTGAACTCAACGGCCGTTTCCCCGCTCTCTTGTGTCTGGTCACCGCCAAAAATGGCGATGCGGTCAATCTGCATCGCACTTATCTCGATCCGGAAGGGCATGGAAAGGCTCCAGTATCCGCACCCAAAAAGTTGATGACGCCATTGCCTGGGAAAAGCACGTCTGGCGCAGCCATTCGGCTCGGTCCCGTCGTCAATGGCGTCGTACAGGGTGCCGAAGGTCTGGAAACGGCTGCTGCGATCATGACCGCCCGGCAAAAACCTGTGTGGGGTCTCATTTCGGACACCATGATGGCGGCCTTTGAACCACCCGATGAGGCCCACAGTGTCGTTTTATGGGCAGACAAGGACAGGCCACAAATGATTCATGGCAAGCAGGTCTGCCCTGGTATAGAAAGCGCGCAAAAAGCGGCACTACGATTGCATGAGCAGGGCCGTAGAACCCGTATTGTGTTACCCCAACATCCGATTCCAGAAGAGGCAAAATCCCTCGATTGGCTGGATGTATTCAATCTCTACGGAGCCGAGCAGGTAGGACCGGCACGGTCAGTCGTGCAAATACCCGCGCATGGATCCAAACAATCGTCGGGGTTACTTTCCCGGGTCGCCTCTATCTGGCGGGCCGTTTGA
- a CDS encoding ParB/RepB/Spo0J family partition protein, with translation MVKTTFKNTLMCGVFVDDLPLHRIEIPDGKAPRNLVRSIREQGLIEPPVLLETHYGEQIFQVLAGIRRLQAIREINPEAHVVAIIRNDAQASPAVTITENLVRSRNYASEIQAFRELHKQSLSDDDIQKQLGLYKRDVKKLAQLSNLSDKAEKALENGKIAPSAALVLAKMGKHQQDDFFAEHPDSVSRYTLASVKDWRMKQLLPDSQLSFLADMPFN, from the coding sequence ATGGTCAAAACCACTTTTAAAAACACCCTCATGTGTGGGGTATTCGTTGATGATTTACCTCTCCATCGCATCGAAATCCCAGATGGCAAGGCCCCGCGCAATCTCGTGCGCAGTATCCGTGAACAGGGGCTTATAGAACCACCCGTTCTTCTGGAAACCCATTATGGCGAGCAGATTTTCCAGGTTCTCGCCGGTATTCGGCGTCTGCAGGCTATCCGTGAAATCAATCCGGAGGCCCATGTCGTGGCGATTATTCGCAATGACGCGCAGGCCAGTCCCGCCGTCACCATTACCGAAAATCTGGTGCGGTCCAGAAACTACGCGTCTGAAATACAGGCATTCAGAGAACTGCATAAGCAGTCCCTGAGTGATGATGATATTCAGAAGCAGCTGGGCCTGTACAAGCGCGACGTCAAAAAACTCGCACAACTTTCCAATCTTTCGGACAAAGCAGAAAAAGCCCTGGAGAACGGCAAGATAGCTCCTTCAGCGGCTTTGGTTTTGGCCAAGATGGGGAAACATCAACAGGATGATTTCTTTGCAGAACATCCCGATTCCGTCTCCCGATACACCCTGGCATCCGTCAAGGACTGGAGAATGAAGCAGTTATTGCCCGATTCTCAATTGTCCTTCCTCGCGGATATGCCCTTCAACTAA
- a CDS encoding YbcC family protein has product MNTSNTVNTEQLFDRVMRRIAPVWPLDSFVAVNPYWGFADQPFSQVAAQLQETVGERVLMDRRWYADLLQTGKLDMADILQAAEDLGQSTDEGDWRAYLREDPELPMRLPRLPELMDRRGHASISQYVVEQISHFLAAYYDRGQSLWSFPKDNRLGLYATWRQYTLTDRSLGPLGLKKIRPGLLAMPADAAQARIWALQHLAIPTTAEEAYLLVLLKSVGGWASWCRYLLWQAELQGDQQEDLADLLTIRMVWEALLRQVAQPKIIERWRKQIEGWIVDNKTSDNANAERGEVLLRATEIAYRRQVATKIRRSPAQKSQSKAQVQAAFCIDVRSEVFRRHLEGVLPSLETIGFAGFFGVLMDYQRQGDAGARTQSPVLLNPSVHVQEEAPEAVIQNRFRRLRRGAAWKQFKLSASSCFSFVETAGLSYVGKLLADSLGWHRASVPPDEAGLNAAERASLQCVLPGSLTLQERTAMAEFILNGLGLNRGMAPMVLLVGHGSSTTNNPHRAGLDCGACAGQTGEVNAKAAARLLNDAGVREALVQKGWDIKPDTCFVPALHDTTTDQVEILGEWNNPRLDNPLLEEVREALAKAANLTRLERILRLEANLQDQDAVAKNMNFRGRDWSQVRPEWALAGNAAFIAAPRWRTREMNLGGRAFLHDYDVAKDPDFAVLTLIMTAPLIVANWINMQYYGSIVDNQRQGCGNKVLHNVVGGTIGVLEGNGGDLRIGLSEQSLRDSNGGLQHEPLRLSAFIEAPTEVMDRIIGNSTILGQLVDNRWLTIVQIAPDGSLFERRAKNQWVLM; this is encoded by the coding sequence ATGAATACAAGCAATACAGTAAATACCGAACAACTTTTTGATCGAGTGATGCGCCGGATTGCTCCGGTCTGGCCCCTGGACAGTTTTGTAGCCGTCAATCCTTATTGGGGGTTCGCCGACCAACCTTTTTCGCAGGTAGCCGCACAGCTTCAGGAGACGGTTGGCGAGCGGGTATTGATGGATCGACGCTGGTATGCAGATCTTCTGCAAACGGGCAAGCTGGATATGGCCGATATTCTTCAGGCCGCAGAAGATCTGGGCCAGTCCACAGACGAAGGAGACTGGAGAGCCTATCTCCGGGAAGATCCCGAATTACCCATGCGCCTGCCCCGATTGCCGGAATTAATGGATCGTCGGGGACATGCTTCCATTTCACAGTACGTGGTAGAGCAGATCAGTCACTTTTTGGCGGCCTATTATGATCGGGGGCAATCCTTGTGGAGTTTTCCCAAGGACAACCGGCTGGGACTCTATGCGACTTGGCGGCAATACACCCTTACGGATCGTAGCCTGGGTCCTTTAGGACTCAAAAAAATTCGTCCCGGGCTGCTCGCTATGCCAGCCGATGCGGCACAGGCGAGAATATGGGCCTTGCAACATCTGGCCATTCCAACAACTGCAGAAGAGGCCTATTTACTGGTACTCCTGAAATCCGTTGGAGGCTGGGCCAGCTGGTGTCGTTATCTGCTTTGGCAGGCAGAATTGCAAGGCGATCAGCAAGAGGATCTCGCTGATTTACTCACCATCCGCATGGTTTGGGAAGCGCTTCTGCGTCAGGTAGCGCAACCCAAGATCATCGAGCGTTGGCGGAAACAGATTGAGGGATGGATTGTTGACAACAAAACTTCGGATAATGCCAATGCCGAGCGGGGAGAAGTGCTGCTGCGCGCAACGGAAATAGCCTACCGTCGACAGGTGGCAACGAAAATTCGTCGCTCACCGGCGCAAAAATCCCAGAGCAAAGCTCAGGTACAGGCTGCCTTTTGTATTGATGTCCGTTCGGAAGTGTTTCGGCGGCATCTTGAGGGTGTTTTGCCTTCGCTGGAAACGATTGGATTCGCAGGATTCTTTGGCGTGTTAATGGATTATCAGCGACAGGGAGATGCTGGAGCAAGAACACAGTCGCCCGTCCTGCTCAACCCCAGTGTGCATGTCCAGGAAGAGGCACCCGAAGCCGTTATTCAAAACCGATTTCGTCGCTTACGCCGGGGAGCTGCATGGAAACAATTCAAACTTTCGGCCTCGTCCTGTTTTTCTTTCGTGGAAACCGCCGGTCTGTCTTATGTGGGCAAGCTACTGGCAGACAGCTTAGGATGGCACCGGGCTTCCGTACCCCCCGACGAAGCAGGTTTGAATGCAGCGGAAAGAGCCAGTCTGCAGTGTGTTCTGCCCGGGTCGTTAACCCTGCAGGAACGAACCGCCATGGCTGAGTTTATTCTGAATGGTCTGGGTTTGAATCGGGGAATGGCCCCCATGGTTCTACTCGTAGGTCATGGTAGTTCCACCACCAATAATCCGCACCGTGCGGGACTGGATTGTGGCGCTTGTGCCGGGCAAACCGGGGAGGTAAACGCCAAAGCTGCAGCGCGTTTGCTCAATGATGCCGGGGTTCGGGAGGCTTTGGTGCAAAAAGGTTGGGATATAAAGCCTGATACCTGCTTTGTGCCGGCGCTGCACGATACCACTACGGATCAGGTGGAGATTTTGGGTGAGTGGAATAACCCCAGACTGGACAACCCGCTTCTCGAAGAAGTACGTGAGGCGCTGGCTAAGGCAGCCAACCTTACCCGACTGGAAAGGATATTGCGCCTGGAGGCTAATCTGCAGGATCAGGACGCTGTCGCCAAAAATATGAACTTCCGGGGCCGCGACTGGTCGCAGGTCCGTCCCGAATGGGCATTGGCAGGTAACGCCGCTTTCATCGCTGCTCCACGCTGGCGCACGCGGGAAATGAACCTGGGAGGGCGCGCCTTTCTTCACGACTACGATGTAGCCAAAGATCCGGATTTTGCAGTTTTGACGCTGATTATGACGGCACCGCTGATTGTGGCCAACTGGATCAACATGCAGTATTACGGCTCTATTGTGGATAACCAGCGCCAGGGCTGTGGGAACAAGGTGCTGCATAACGTGGTGGGAGGCACTATCGGGGTTCTGGAAGGGAACGGGGGGGATCTGCGTATCGGTCTTTCTGAACAGTCCTTGCGGGATAGTAACGGAGGGCTTCAGCACGAGCCATTGCGTTTGTCTGCCTTCATTGAAGCGCCAACGGAGGTGATGGATCGCATCATCGGGAATAGCACGATTCTGGGCCAGCTTGTTGATAATCGCTGGCTCACTATTGTGCAAATTGCTCCCGATGGCAGTCTCTTTGAGCGTCGTGCCAAAAATCAGTGGGTATTGATGTAG
- a CDS encoding LysR family transcriptional regulator, with protein MNNKQNQEEKSRSFHSLLRHVTFRQLQIFSTVIRMKSFTKAADELFLAQPTISLQMKKLGEAIGLPLFESSGKEIRPTDAGQDLYAACRELFRTFENLETQLADRKGIRRGKLRLGVVTTAKYIAPELLAAFGQQFPGIEFAMTVSNRDEIIQRIQNGEDDLYVMGQVPDNEVDVEAIPFALNPLTVMVPRGHPLTRQKKPVPLHAVAETPFLIREPGSGTRHAYLRLFEEQGLRPRITMELSSNEAIKHAVASSLGISILSIHSLALEGTSGPIEVLETEQFPILRKWFLVYPRNRQLSLTAGKFLDFSVSQEPFITNRLVQLWPELARYL; from the coding sequence ATGAATAACAAGCAAAATCAAGAAGAAAAATCGCGATCCTTTCATTCGCTTTTGCGCCATGTGACTTTTCGGCAATTGCAGATTTTTTCTACGGTTATTCGCATGAAAAGTTTTACCAAGGCAGCGGATGAGCTCTTTCTGGCACAGCCAACCATCTCCTTGCAAATGAAAAAACTAGGAGAAGCGATAGGGCTTCCTTTATTTGAATCAAGCGGAAAAGAAATTCGACCCACTGATGCCGGTCAGGATCTGTATGCAGCCTGCCGGGAGCTATTTCGTACTTTTGAAAACCTGGAAACACAACTTGCTGATCGCAAGGGAATACGTCGGGGAAAATTACGCTTGGGCGTGGTGACTACTGCCAAATATATTGCTCCGGAGCTACTGGCGGCTTTCGGTCAGCAATTTCCCGGCATCGAGTTTGCCATGACAGTCAGCAATCGCGATGAAATCATTCAACGCATCCAGAATGGGGAAGATGATCTCTATGTCATGGGACAGGTACCCGACAACGAGGTTGATGTAGAGGCTATTCCTTTTGCATTGAATCCCCTGACGGTCATGGTACCGCGAGGACACCCTCTTACCCGTCAAAAAAAACCTGTCCCACTGCACGCTGTTGCAGAAACTCCCTTTCTCATCCGGGAACCGGGATCAGGAACGCGGCATGCTTACTTGCGCCTATTTGAGGAACAAGGCTTGCGGCCCCGGATCACTATGGAGCTCAGCAGCAATGAAGCGATCAAGCATGCTGTAGCAAGCAGTCTGGGAATATCCATTCTCTCCATTCATTCACTGGCACTGGAAGGAACCAGTGGCCCCATTGAGGTCCTCGAGACGGAACAGTTTCCAATCTTGCGTAAATGGTTTTTGGTCTATCCCCGAAACCGGCAACTCTCCCTAACAGCAGGAAAATTTTTGGACTTCTCTGTTTCTCAGGAACCCTTCATTACTAATCGCCTCGTGCAGTTATGGCCTGAACTGGCTCGATATCTCTAA
- a CDS encoding MerR family transcriptional regulator — protein sequence MTEPSHRQGYRIGEVASAAGVHVETVRYYEREGLIVQPKKPHLGSRRYPEETIARIRFIKHAQKLGFTLKEARELLLLQTNKTQACGAVLHQAKIKQSAVLAKIQALRRLEIVLARLIQDCQQEYPNQHHACPILECLEADDANMDDLLTDAEE from the coding sequence ATGACTGAGCCATCTCATCGACAAGGTTATCGTATTGGCGAAGTGGCCAGTGCTGCCGGTGTCCATGTCGAAACGGTACGCTATTATGAACGGGAAGGTCTTATCGTGCAGCCCAAGAAGCCGCATCTTGGATCCCGTCGGTATCCCGAGGAGACTATTGCCCGCATTCGGTTTATCAAGCACGCCCAAAAGCTTGGCTTTACCTTAAAAGAAGCGCGTGAACTCCTTCTGTTGCAGACCAACAAAACCCAAGCCTGTGGTGCAGTACTGCATCAGGCAAAAATCAAACAATCTGCGGTGCTTGCAAAAATTCAGGCTTTGCGAAGACTGGAAATCGTATTGGCCCGTCTAATTCAGGATTGCCAACAAGAATATCCCAACCAGCATCATGCGTGTCCGATTTTGGAATGCCTGGAAGCAGATGACGCAAACATGGATGATTTGCTTACGGACGCGGAAGAATGA
- the merA gene encoding mercury(II) reductase codes for MTMKKTIQLNILGMTCTHCALTVEKALKDVAGVDKANVFFPEGYAEVEVADEVADSVLTAAVVKSGYGAQVAKVDADLHDRSTRVDAPATEKLHVIVLGSGSGAFAAAIRCVDGGARVTMIEKGTLGGTCVNIGCVPSKIMIRAAQMAHWQRAHPFQGLGHCEPTVERVTLVAQQQQRVDELRNEKYVNVLASYPEITLLQGTARFADAHTIVVRTDDGKEQSVRGDRILIAVGAHPHVPRIHGLNQTPYWTSTEALVAEEIPRHLVVLGASVVAVELAQAFRRLGAEVTILARSTLLSREDPALGAGLQTVFAEEGIRVLQQTVPESVHHNNGQFEIQIDSERLRADQLLVATGRQPNTQDLGLEFLGVATNEFGAILVDDHMRTSVSHIYAAGDCTTHPQFVYVAAAGGTRAAVNMLGGDAALDLSAMPSVVFTDPQVATVGLDEKAAEKRGIKTISRTLSLENVPRALANFDTRGFIKLVVDEPTGKLLGAQILAAEGGEIVQSAALALRGGLRFQDLADQLFPYLTMVEGLKLCAQTFTKDVKQLSCCAG; via the coding sequence ATCACGATGAAAAAAACCATTCAGTTGAACATACTCGGGATGACATGTACGCACTGCGCTTTGACCGTAGAAAAAGCCCTTAAGGACGTCGCCGGTGTCGACAAAGCAAACGTTTTCTTTCCTGAAGGTTATGCGGAGGTGGAGGTAGCCGACGAGGTTGCTGATTCCGTGCTCACTGCGGCTGTCGTCAAGAGCGGTTACGGCGCACAGGTCGCCAAGGTGGACGCAGACCTGCACGACCGAAGCACTCGTGTCGATGCGCCTGCAACAGAAAAATTACACGTGATTGTTCTGGGATCTGGATCAGGAGCCTTCGCTGCGGCGATCCGCTGTGTTGATGGTGGCGCGCGCGTTACGATGATCGAAAAAGGGACGTTGGGTGGAACCTGCGTCAATATTGGCTGCGTTCCGTCCAAAATCATGATCCGCGCGGCGCAAATGGCACATTGGCAGCGCGCACACCCATTCCAGGGACTGGGCCATTGTGAGCCTACGGTGGAACGTGTGACACTGGTGGCGCAGCAGCAGCAGCGTGTGGACGAACTCCGCAACGAAAAATACGTCAACGTACTCGCTTCTTATCCAGAGATTACCCTGCTCCAGGGAACCGCTCGATTCGCCGATGCCCATACTATTGTCGTGCGCACCGACGATGGAAAAGAGCAGTCCGTTCGGGGAGATCGCATTCTTATTGCTGTTGGTGCGCATCCCCATGTGCCTCGAATACACGGATTGAACCAGACTCCCTACTGGACGTCGACAGAAGCACTTGTCGCCGAAGAAATACCCCGGCATCTGGTGGTATTGGGTGCTTCGGTGGTGGCTGTAGAGTTGGCACAGGCTTTCCGCAGACTGGGTGCAGAGGTCACTATTCTGGCACGCAGTACCTTGTTATCCAGGGAAGATCCAGCACTGGGCGCGGGTTTACAGACTGTATTTGCAGAAGAAGGTATCCGGGTGCTTCAGCAGACGGTTCCAGAAAGCGTGCACCATAATAATGGGCAGTTCGAGATCCAGATTGATTCGGAGCGGCTCCGTGCAGATCAGTTGCTGGTGGCAACGGGTCGCCAACCCAATACGCAGGATTTGGGATTGGAATTCCTTGGAGTTGCCACCAACGAGTTTGGTGCCATCCTGGTTGATGACCACATGCGTACGAGCGTTTCCCACATTTATGCGGCAGGAGACTGCACTACGCATCCTCAGTTCGTGTATGTCGCCGCTGCGGGGGGCACACGTGCCGCCGTCAACATGTTAGGAGGCGATGCCGCACTGGATCTAAGTGCCATGCCGTCTGTGGTTTTTACAGATCCGCAAGTGGCTACGGTTGGACTGGATGAAAAGGCGGCTGAAAAGCGGGGGATCAAAACCATCAGCCGCACCCTGAGTCTGGAGAATGTCCCCAGAGCCTTGGCGAATTTTGACACCCGAGGATTTATCAAGCTGGTAGTGGACGAACCCACTGGAAAATTATTGGGGGCGCAGATTCTGGCTGCTGAGGGTGGTGAAATTGTCCAGTCTGCGGCATTGGCTCTACGGGGTGGATTGCGCTTCCAGGATTTGGCGGATCAATTGTTCCCCTATTTGACCATGGTGGAAGGACTGAAACTCTGTGCCCAGACATTTACCAAGGATGTCAAGCAATTGTCCTGTTGTGCCGGCTAA
- a CDS encoding proton-conducting transporter membrane subunit: MFSIGSIPWLTGALLAALPAGLIVAAIPNARTTRQSALSYRYRVRWAAISALAIAIAADIGFFWGARSDLIITEIPLAVLHFDFPLSIAVNGLTLLLATLVSFVIVMIAQYSVGYLDGDPHQARFFRLLALTGGFFLIAVVSGNIGLFTLGIIIMGFSLNKLLKFYADRPKAIMAAHKKSLFTRAADMALVAATLLIGQQVGSLEFASIRYFVEHSESIPWALQLAAWLIVMAVILKSAHFPFQGWLIQVMEAPTPVSALMHAGVVYSGAIIALRTSSLLIRVPDALILLGFMGLASVIIASLVMTTQTSIKSMLAWSTTAQLGFMSLELGLGLFPLALLHLTGHSLYKAHAFLSSGSVTDQLRQVPTGGKKIPGMGSWLLATVLGALIAGGGAWLFGENPLQNPTWFALVMIVAIAISQIMIRGFLFSTMPDRVTSLIVAISMGFTYLVLHTLFVWGFTSNLTRSLPVVSVSYLALVALTAIGFLILSWLQGPGRRLLPQNLQMILFTHLYNGLYTDYWVEQISHRFWSERVSVQLPRKNLAVESLQTIAQNQNIPEKSGGI, translated from the coding sequence ATGTTTTCAATAGGTTCCATTCCCTGGCTTACAGGAGCGTTGCTGGCAGCATTGCCTGCCGGACTGATTGTAGCCGCCATTCCCAATGCGCGGACAACAAGACAATCCGCTCTGTCTTATCGTTACCGCGTACGTTGGGCGGCGATCTCCGCCTTGGCGATAGCAATAGCTGCAGATATTGGTTTTTTTTGGGGCGCACGAAGTGATTTGATCATCACGGAAATTCCTCTTGCCGTTCTGCATTTTGATTTTCCCTTGTCAATTGCCGTCAATGGTTTGACCTTGCTCCTGGCCACTCTGGTGTCTTTCGTGATTGTCATGATTGCGCAGTACAGCGTCGGCTATCTGGATGGCGATCCTCATCAAGCCCGTTTTTTTCGTCTGCTTGCACTTACGGGCGGTTTTTTTCTGATCGCTGTGGTTTCAGGAAATATCGGCCTGTTTACCCTGGGCATTATCATCATGGGGTTCAGCCTGAACAAGCTCTTGAAGTTTTACGCTGATCGGCCCAAAGCGATCATGGCCGCCCATAAAAAGTCGCTTTTTACCAGAGCCGCCGATATGGCCCTGGTGGCGGCTACCCTGCTCATCGGGCAGCAAGTTGGCAGCCTCGAGTTTGCTTCCATCCGTTACTTTGTGGAGCACTCGGAAAGTATTCCCTGGGCTTTGCAGCTGGCTGCCTGGTTGATTGTGATGGCAGTGATTCTGAAAAGCGCTCATTTTCCTTTTCAAGGCTGGTTGATTCAGGTCATGGAGGCACCGACCCCGGTATCCGCTTTGATGCACGCGGGCGTGGTATATAGTGGTGCCATTATAGCCCTTCGCACCAGTTCGCTCTTGATACGCGTTCCTGATGCACTGATTTTACTGGGTTTCATGGGCCTTGCTTCGGTGATTATTGCCTCGCTGGTCATGACTACCCAGACTTCCATCAAATCCATGCTGGCTTGGTCAACTACGGCGCAACTGGGATTCATGTCACTGGAATTGGGTCTTGGCCTGTTCCCTCTGGCATTGCTGCACTTGACGGGTCACTCGCTTTACAAGGCGCATGCGTTTCTGTCTTCGGGCAGTGTCACCGATCAATTGCGGCAAGTACCAACCGGGGGTAAGAAAATACCCGGCATGGGTTCATGGCTATTGGCGACGGTGCTGGGAGCGCTGATTGCCGGGGGAGGTGCATGGCTTTTCGGAGAAAATCCACTCCAAAATCCGACCTGGTTCGCATTGGTGATGATTGTCGCCATAGCTATCTCGCAGATCATGATCAGGGGCTTTCTGTTCAGCACGATGCCTGATCGGGTTACGTCCTTAATCGTTGCCATAAGCATGGGGTTTACCTATCTGGTTCTGCATACACTTTTTGTGTGGGGTTTCACTTCAAATCTGACCCGCTCCTTGCCCGTTGTATCGGTTTCCTACCTCGCACTGGTTGCCTTGACGGCCATAGGGTTTCTGATACTGAGCTGGTTACAGGGTCCCGGACGCAGATTGTTGCCTCAAAATCTGCAGATGATCCTGTTTACCCATCTTTACAATGGGTTATATACAGATTACTGGGTAGAGCAGATTTCGCATCGCTTTTGGTCCGAACGCGTCAGTGTGCAACTCCCACGCAAAAATCTTGCCGTGGAATCCTTACAAACCATCGCACAAAACCAGAATATTCCTGAAAAGTCTGGAGGCATCTAA
- a CDS encoding heavy-metal-associated domain-containing protein, with product MLISALSLLASGVLAMSFAWAGTPSSAAVVQAASVTSVFSVPSMSCGDKACETAIYIALHRIPGMQHIHIDDMKRTVTVTYDAKKVSPSVLLKTFRNIGYPASLAHA from the coding sequence GTGTTAATATCTGCGCTTTCACTGCTGGCAAGTGGCGTGCTCGCTATGTCTTTCGCGTGGGCTGGCACGCCTTCTTCTGCTGCTGTCGTGCAGGCAGCTTCTGTTACGTCGGTATTCAGCGTGCCGTCAATGAGCTGTGGGGATAAGGCCTGTGAAACGGCTATTTATATTGCACTGCATCGCATCCCGGGTATGCAGCATATCCATATTGATGACATGAAAAGGACGGTGACGGTGACCTATGATGCCAAAAAAGTGAGCCCGTCTGTTCTCCTGAAAACCTTTAGGAATATTGGGTATCCGGCTTCTTTGGCGCATGCTTGA